In Colletotrichum destructivum chromosome 8, complete sequence, the following proteins share a genomic window:
- a CDS encoding Putative cytochrome P450: MESSKLNTTEMLEGMPVTFQTLFSWASPTITALIGALAMWWWLATARSKNQPNIYGNYDFDAPIIGYQSPILGRWQFFRNGPAMIREGYAKYKDSFFKVSGNDLLIVPNKYLAELASMPPEKLSLNTAIVDAFQNLRSITAVITDHSLQSRMLMTRLTPKLGLHVPLVQEQLRKHLPQELKATEDAWTPMNALALARRLVHRGVATQFVFELREDEDYLSTATNYSEHGFKHNFLLRVVPDRLKPVVAWFLPTSWGVDRALRKAEKLVIPVMRERQRREQEDPAYERPDDFLQHLIDGGRELEDDEATTVQRLMVTYLGSGPSTIIAVAQVLFDLCAHPEYVEVLREEALQVLRTHGGFTKQALADMKKMDSFMRESQRLSPPTLLGFNAIVRQNLSLHDGTILPEGAHIQMATYAIGTDPDRVPEADKFDGMRQYNNRKRPGESNWHQFTTTSENNLHFGHGKIVCPGRFFADHSMKMIVSNILLRYHLRFPGGATERPANSSLYDVVIPDLSTCVEFKLRTDAKETVF, encoded by the exons ATGGAGTCTTCCAAACTTAACACGACGGAGATGCTCGAGGGCATGCCCGTTACCTTCCAGACGCTCTTCTCCTGGGCTTCCCCAACCATCACGGCCCTCATTGGGGCCCTCGCAATGTGGTGGTGGCTCGCAACAGCCCGCAGCAAGAACCAGCCCAACATCTACGGCAACTATGACTTTGACGCGCCCATCATCGGGTACCAGAGCCCCATCCTGGGACGGTGGCAGTTCTTCCGCAACGGGCCGGCCATGATCCGCGAGGGCTACGCAAAGTACAAGGACAGCTTCTTCAAGGTCTCGGGCAACGACCTCCTCATCGTGCCCAACAAGTACCTGGCCGAGCTGGCGAGCATGCCGCCCGAAAAGCTGAGCCTCAACacggccatcgtcgacgcctttCAGAACCTGCGGTCCATCACGGCAGTCATCACCGACCACAGCCTGCAGTCGCGCATGCTCATGACGCGGCTGACGCCCAAGCTGGGCCTCCACGTGCCCCTCGTGCAGGAACAGCTGCGAAAGCACCTCCCGCAGGAGCTGAAGGCGACCGAGGATGCCTGGACACCCATGAatgcgctggcgctggctcGCCGGCTGGTCCACCGCGGCGTGGCGACGCAGTTCGTCTTTGAGCtgcgcgaggacgaggactaCCTTTCGACGGCCACCAACTACTCGGAGCACGGGTTCAAGCACAACTTCCTCCTGCGCGTGGTCCCCGACCGCCTGAAGCCTGTCGTTGCGTGGTTCCTCCCGACAAGCTGGGGCGTCGACCGGGCCCTgcgcaaggccgagaagctggtCATCCCCGTCATGCGcgagcgccagcgccgcgagCAGGAGGACCCGGCCTACGAGCGACCCGACGACTTTCTGCAGCacctcatcgacggcggccgcgagctcgaagacgacgaggccaccACCGTCCAGCGCCTCATGGTCACGTACCTCGGCTCCGGACCCTCgaccatcatcgccgtcgcccaggtGCTATTCGACCTCTGCGCCCATCCCGAGTACGTCGAGGTCCTGCGCGAAGAGGCCTTGCAGGTCCTTCGAACCCACGGCGGCTTTACCAAGCAGGCCTTGGCCGacatgaagaagatggacagCTTCATGCGGGAGTCGCAGCGGCTGAGTCCGCCCACTTTAC TCGGTTTCAATGCTATCGTGCGTCAGAATTTGAGCTTGCACGACGGCACCATCCTGCCCGAGGGTGCCCACATTCAGATGGCTACCTACGCCATCGGCACCGACCCGGATCGTGTTCCCGAAGCCGACAAGTTTGACGGTATGCGTCAATACAACAACCGCAAGAGGCCGGGCGAAAGTAATTGGCACC AGTTTACCACCACCAGCGAGAACAACCTCCACTTCGGGCACGGCAAGATTGTGTGCCCGGGccgcttcttcgccgaccaCTCGATGAAGATGATTGTGTCCAACATCCTGCTGCGATACCACCTGCGCTTTCCCGGCGGCGCGACAGAGCGTCCCGCCAACTCGAGCCTGTATGATGTTGTCATCCCTGACCTCAGCACCTGCGTGGAGTTCAAGCTGCGCACAGATGCCAAGGAGACCGTCTTTTAG
- a CDS encoding Putative cytochrome P450, whose translation MNADAVNASAHPELLQPGSAAAASLSLNQVSNLLSGWSTWQYVVTFLIGVVVYDQVMYLWRKGSIAGPTFKIPLMGPFIQALHPKFDSYLAQWASGPLSCVSVFHKFVVLTSDRDLAHKVFKSPAYAEPCIVPLAKDIIGHKAWVFLQGKAHAEYRRGLTPLFTNKAISTYLPVQEKVLDHYYDKFVADSAAANGKPLPFMTRFREINCALSCRTFFGDYISQDAVKRIADDFYLATAALELVNVPFSIYIPGTKPWYGKRTADAVHVEFAKCAAACKANMSKPGATPTCVVDHWVLHMMESERYKARIAAGETGLEKPTNMIREFTNEEIADTLFTFLFASQDASSSATTWIFQILAQRPDVLDRVREENLAARGGDRNKPFDLPMLESLTYTHAVVKELLRYRPPVIFVPYLATKKFPVTPDYTVPKGSMIIPSCYPALHDPEVYREPETYDPERWITGDAESKTKNWLVFGAGPHDCLARKYVPLQMASMIGKAALELDWKHHATPKSEEIRVFATLFPEDECPLVFTKRP comes from the exons ATGAACGCCGATGCAGTCAACGCCAGCGCTCACCCTGAGCTACTCCAGCCagggtcggcggcggcggcgtcgttgaGCCTCAACCAGGTGTCCAACTTGCTCTCCGGCTGGTCTACCTGGCAATACGTCGTCACCTTTCTGATCGGAGTCGTTGTCTATGATCAAG TCATGTACCTCTGGCGGAAGGGCTCTATCGCTGGACCGACCTTCAAGATCCCCTTGATGGGTCCCTTCATCCAAGCACTTCATCCCAAGTTCGACTCATATCTCGCCCAGTGGGCTAGCGGCCCTCTCAGCTGCGTATCCGTTTTCCACAA ATTCGTCGTCCTCACCTCCGATCGCGACCTGGCACACAAGGTCTTCAAGTCCCCTGCCTATGCTGAGCCCTGTATCGTACCACTCGCCAAGGATATCATCGGCCACAAAGCCTGGGTTTTCCTGCAGGGCAAAGCCCACGCCGAATATCGAAGGGGCCTGACCCCTCTGTTTACCAACAAGGCCATCTCAACCTACCTCCCCGTGCAGGAAAAGGTCCTCGACCACTACTACGACAAGTTCGTCGCCGACAGTGCTGCTGCCAACGGAAAACCCCTCCCGTTCATGACCCGCTTCCGCGAGATCAACTGCGCCCTGTCCTGCCGCACCTTCTTTGGTGACTACATCTCACAGGATGCCGTCAAGAGGATTGCCGATGACTTCTACCTGGCTACCGCTGCCCTTGAGCTGGTCAACGTCCCCTTCTCTATTTACATCCCGGGTACCAAGCCGTGGTACGGCAAGCGTACCGCTGACGCCGTCCATGTCGAATTTGCAAAGTGCGCCGCTGCCTGCAAGGCCAACATGTCGAAGCCTGGTGCGACCCCGACCTGTGTTGTCGACCACTGGGTCTTGCACATGATGGAGTCGGAGCGCTACAAGGCGCGCATAGCTGCAGGGGAGACGGGCCTGGAGAAGCCGACAAACATGATTCGCGAATTCACCAACGAGGAGATTGCCGACACCCTATTCACCTTTCTCTTCGCATCACAAGACGCATCGAGCAGTGCCACAACCTGGATTTTCCAAATCCTCGCTCAACGACCTGACGTGCTAGACCGCGTCCGCGAAGAGAACCTGGCTGCGCGCGGTGGCGACCGCAACAAGCCTTTCGACTTGCCCATGCTTGAATCTCTGACATATACGCATGCCGTTGTCAAGGAGCTTCTCCGTTACCGCccgcccgtcatcttcgttCCCTACCTGGCCACGAAGAAGTTCCCTGTTACCCCCGATTACACCGTCCCTAAGGGCTCCATGATCATTCCATCCTGCTACCCAGCACTACATGACCCTGAGGTTTACCGTGAGCCCGAGACCTATGACCCTGAGCGCTGGATCacgggcgacgccgagtccaagaccaagaacTGGTTGGTTTTTGGCGCCGGTCCGCACGATTGCCTGGCCCGGAAATACGTTCCGCTTCAGATGGCTTCCATGATCGGCAAAGCGGCCTTGGAGCTCGATTGGAAGCACCATGCTACGCCCAAGTCGGAGGAGATTCGGGTGTTTGCCACGTTGTTCCCAGAG GACGAATGTCCCTTGGTTTTTACCAAGCGCCCTTGA
- a CDS encoding Putative AMP-dependent synthetase/ligase domain, Condensation domain, AMP-binding, ANL, translated as MLSPLTGQLSVANADTMAPELTRTFLPDANVIDSFCSKQNLDKEAFFLAAWSYTLSVYSAASTITTHVVKSSQGNVRAVLFPVSATIESHMTVLELFSAFQTTDNHFNTDSDQLLSQSAHGTDFHNGGTAIRIAQDEVGGHGCEVGGAIQAILVVDDLGYVTLNYIPNSVPALSAEAFLETFLKIAKELATSPHDALLSELDILGPVNRTTLDTWSPSKLSVLERCIHEYIDEHAQNHPQKQAVASSEGPNLTYAQLSALSNNLAVHLLGLGIKKGQVVPILFEKSSLAVLAIVAIMKAGNAYVGFSAETPLSFLQECSRIADVPLIIASPQQKQLAEKIGRPVLVLDQGLIETLESPANIVDFSSPASPSDLAYLVFTSGSTGVPKAVMTEHRAYVTDALAQQQSALLDATSRVFHFASYNFDATNFDILSTLIAGGTICVPSEFDRINRLAGSINDLRANFLGVTATLAQTLDPDDVPLLKVVILCGEANSTELVHKWTRPGAGPRDVINGYGPSEASCAFSYNVYTRQSPRANNVGRALEGACWGWVVNPDNHSQLLPVGAKGELLIQGPTLSRGYLNEPEKTAKVFIESPSWLPAKTAPQLRRLYKTGDLVRQLPDQSYEVYGRIDTQVKLNGQRIELGEIEHKISQVLGDNFIIAVEALSLPLHKQGDSKVLVAFYAPIIGSHQKDISMPHLIDRGESAAIDIRDAKTKLAGLLKAIAIPKAFVPLCFMPVTIQGKLDRRFLQALSKHLDRATMAGFSGAVPSEGGDPIRTESERAVQTLFSQSLHLGSESIFRDSDFFALGGDSIKAIKMVSLARKLGFNFVVPDILQTPKLSHLAELIEKSKATRQAVCEYRSFDAIINQTAGKEIRAKATQCASGFDDVEDVVHATDLQASCVAFSTYKEERRGINWLLCDFKTPHDEETVRQMCGHLTERHATLRTSFMAHRRTLYQIASKSFQPSIRTHLHLRSITETTDSLMEDDLQCRVVDMTQPQTAFELLSHSNATRIERLIIRISAAQYDGHSVAILGREMNFFIDNFKHDNIKLRELKGSYAAYLHHARTMELEQGVKYWRSLLAGAEMPEITKRKSSSGNTPTNLDFVDGVLVSMIETRLLDLATTNSNAASTGSLAGSTRATIVKTAWALTLAELTGRDDVVFASTGWGRNNAIEFAQDVMGSCTSHIPTRARLRTCDGSSNRRLTYGELVEQLQAQHIASMRFENIGATAIVEKCTPWRRWTRFSSLLIFQGLDIETPQRGGRDGENHPEYAEPAVKITEIMDPGDRADVILHVEPFGDQTRVMMAFAKRNLPENVAGVMLQTFKRHLELTTKCINHPIDIGDRSSRPLLPVVGKEADIEEREEENVGGRLVELAEAIVKEAWIDVLDISGSEVDRLRIEKKSFYEVWGSPVAAAALAYEYRRKGLSVSTENVLRRQTVQEQVRMISLVVL; from the exons ATGCTTTCTCCTCTCACCGGTCAGCTTTCTGTCGCAAATGCTGATACGATGGCCCCAGAGCTTACCAGGACATTTCTTCCGGACGCAAATGTTATAGACTCCTTTTGCAGCAAGCAGAACCTTGACAAAGAGGCGTTTTTTCTTGCCGCATGGTCTTATACGCTAAGCGTGTATAGTGCGGCTTCAACTATCACGACGCACGTTGTAAAAAGCAGTCAAGGCAATGTTCGCGCAGTATTGTTTCCGGTATCAGCAACAATCGAGAGTCACATGACGGTCTTGGAGTTGTTTTCCGCTTTCCAGACCACTGATAACCACTTCAACACCGACTCGGATCAGCTTCTCAGCCAGTCCGCGCATGGCACCGATTTTCATAACGGAGGCACGGCAATAAGGATTGCGCAGGATGAAGTAGGTGGTCATGGATGTGAGGTTGGGGGGGCTATCCAAGCCATTCTCGTCGTGGATGATCTAGGCTACGTCACTCTCAATT ACATCCCGAATTCGGTCCCTGCACTCTCAGCAGAAGCATTCCTGGAAACCTTCTTGAAAATTGCAAAAGAGTTAGCAACCAGTCCTCACGACGCACTCCTGAGTGAACTCGACATCCTTGGGCCAGTCAACCGTACTACTTTGGATACTTGGAGTCCCTCCAAGCTTTCAGTTTTGGAACGCTGTATCCACGAATATATCGATGAACACGCACAGAACCACCCTCAAAAGCAGGCTGTGGCTTCCTCCGAAGGCCCCAACTTAACATACGCTCAACTATCGGCCCTCTCAAACAATCTGGCCGTGCATTTACTCGGACTGGGCATCAAGAAGGGTCAAGTTGTGCCAATTCTGTTCGAAAAATCATCCCTTGCAGTCCTGGCCATTGTTGCGATCATGAAGGCAGGGAACGCCTACGTCGGTTTCAGTGCCGAGACACCACTCAGCTTTCTGCAAGAATGCTCGCGCATTGCAGATGTACCGCTAATTATCGCAAGCCCACAACAAAAGCAGCTAGCCGAAAAAATCGGTCGACCGGTGCTGGTATTGGATCAAGGCCTGATCGAAACTTTGGAGAGCCCAGCGAACATCGTGGATTTCTCATCTCCTGCTAGTCCATCCGACTTGGCTTACCTGGTGTTCACTTCGGGATCTACTGGCGTTCCCAAG GCTGTCATGACGGAACATAGGGCCTACGTGACAGATGCACTGGCGCAACAACAATCCGCCCTTTTGGACGCAACCTCCCGCGTATTTCACTTCGCCTCATACAACTTCGACGCCACCAACTTTGACATACTAAGCACTCTCATCGCAGGCGGCACCATCTGCGTCCCCAGTGAGTTCGACCGCATCAACCGACTAGCAGGCTCAATCAACGACCTCAGAGCCAACTTCCTAGGCGTCACTGCCACACTTGCGCAAACTCTTGACCCAGACGATGTCCCGCTCCTTAAAGTCGTCATCCTGTGTGGCGAGGCCAACAGCACCGAGCTTGTCCACAAGTGGACGAGGCCTGGGGCGGGACCACGGGATGTAATCAACGGCTACGGGCCCTCCGAGGCGTCGTGCGCGTTCTCGTATAACGTGTACACACGTCAGTCGCCGCGGGCGAACAATGTTGGGCGTGCGTTGGAAGGAGCATGCTGGGGATGGGTTGTCAACCCTGATAACCATAGTCAATTGCTGCCTGTGGGTGCAAAAGGCGAACTGCTTATCCAGGGACCGACTTTGAGCAGGGGGTATTTGAATGAACCAGAGAAGACCGCCAAGGTCTTCATTGAGAGCCCATCCTGGttgccggcgaagacggcgcctcAATTGAGGAGACTTTACAAGACAGGCGATCTCGTGCGACAGCTTCCGGATCAGTCTTATGAAGTATATGGTCGCATTGATACACAGGTCAAGCTGAATGGGCAACGAATCGAGCTTGGCGAAATTGAGCACAAGATCAG TCAAGTTCTCGGGGACAACTTCATAATCGCAGTAGAGGCCTTGAGTCTGCCCTTGCACAAGCAAGGGGATTCCAAGGTTTTAGTTGCTTTCTATGCCCCAATCATAGGCAGCCATCAGAAAGACATCTCAATGCCACATCTCATTGATAGAGGTGAATCTGCGGCCATCGACATCCGGGACGCCAAGACAAAGCTTGCAGGTCTCTTGAAAGCAATTGCAATTCCCAAGGCATTTGTTCCCCTCTGTTTCATGCCCGTCACCATACAAGGAAAACTAGACCGAAGGTTTCTGCAAGCTCTCAGCAAACATCTCGACAGGGCAACTATGGCTGGGTTTTCTGGTGCTGTACCATCTGAGGGTGGCGATCCCATTAGAACTGAATCCGAGAGAGCCGTTCAGACTCTATTTTCACAGTCTTTGCACTTGGGCAGTGAGTCAATCTTCCGAGACTCAGACTTTTTCGCCTTGGGCGGAGACTCCATCAAGGCAATCAAGATGGTGTCGTTGGCCAGAAAGCTGGGCTTCAACTTTGTGGTTCCG GACATACTCCAAACCCCAAAACTGTCGCACCTTGCAGAGTTGATTGAAAAATCCAAGGCGACACGTCAAGCGGTTTGCGAGTATCGATCATTCGATGCCATCATTAATCAAACAGCTGGCAAAGAAATCCGAGCAAAAGCAACACAGTGTGCGTCTGGATTTgatgacgtcgaggacgtcgtaCATGCCACTGATCTCCAAGCTTCTTGTGTTGCATTTTCGACCTATAAGGAAGAACGTCGTGGGATCAATTGGCTGCTTTGCGACTTCAAGACACCCCATGATGAAGAGACGGTCCGCCAAATGTGCGGGCACTTGACAGAGAGAC ATGCTACACTGCGGACGTCCTTCATGGCACATCGACGGACTTTGTACCAAATTGCGTCCAAATCCTTCCAGCCCTCAATCAGAACCCACCTACACCTCAGAAGCATTACTGAGACTACGGATTCCCTCATGGAGGATGATCTGCAGTGCAGAGTTGTCGATATGACTCAGCCACAGACGGCATTCGAGCTCCTGTCTCACAGCAATGCCACTCGTATCGAGCGTCTCATCATCCGCATTTCTGCAGCCCAATATGACGGCCACTCTGTCGCCATCCTGGGCCGTGAGATGAACTTCTTTATCGACAATTTCAAACATGACAACATCAAACTGCGTGAGCTCAAAGGCAGCTACGCAGCCTACCTTCACCACGCGCGAACCATGGAACTCGAGCAAGGGGTCAAGTACTGGCGGTCCCTTCTTGCAGGCGCCGAAATGCCGGAGATAACGAAGCGCAAATCCAGTTCCGGTAACACTCCTACCAACTTGGATTTCGTCGACGGTGTTCTAGTCAGTATGATTGAAACTCGGCTGCTGGACTTGGCCACAACAAACAGCAACGCGGCCAGTACGGGATCCCTAGCCGGCAGCACCAGAGCTACCATCGTCAAGACAGCCTGGGCGCTTACATTGGCCGAGTTAACAGGCAgagacgacgtcgtcttcgcttCGACGGGCTGGGGGCGCAACAACGCCATTGAGTTTGCACAGGACGTTATGGGCTCTTGCACCTCCCACATCCCCACGCGCGCGCGGCTCAGAACCTGCgatggcagcagcaaccgGCGATTGACGTACGGCGAGCTTGTCGAACAGCTACAGGCGCAGCACATTGCGTCCATGAGGTTCGAGAACATTGGGGCTACCGCTATTGTGGAGAAATGCACGCCATGGAGACGCTGGACGCGCTTTTCGTCCCTGCTGATTTTCCAGGGGTTGGACATCGAGACGCCGCAACGAGGTGGCCGCGATGGTGAAAATCACCCAGAGTACGCTGAGCCTGCGGTCAAAATCACCGAGATCATGGACCCCGGTGACCGCGCGGATGTCATACTGCATGTGGAGCCTTTCGGCGACCAAACACGGGTGATGATGGCATTTGCAAAGAGGAATTTGCCTGAAAATGTCGCAGGCGTGATGTTGCAGACTTTCAAGCGGCATCTAGAGCTGACCACAAAATGCATCAATCATCCTATTGACATTGGGGATCGCAGCTCCCGTCCACTACTTCCAGTCGTCGGCAAGGAAGCGGACATAgaggaaagggaagaagagaatgTAGGTGGTAGATTGGTGGAGTTGGCAGAGGCTATTGTGAAGGAGGCCTGGATCGATGTTCTGGACATCAGTGGCTCTGAGGTTGACAGGCTCAGGATCGAAAAGAAGTCGTTCTACGAAGTTTGGGGCAGTCCTGTGGCTGCAGCCGCCCTTGCTTACGAGTATAGAAGGAAAGGTCTTTCAGTCTCAACTGAAAACGTGTTGCGGCGTCAGACTGTCCAGGAGCAGGTTAGAATGATATCGTTAGTAGTGTTATAA
- a CDS encoding Putative ribosome-binding ATPase YchF/Obg-like ATPase 1, GTP binding domain-containing protein: protein MPPKKVEVVEDNVVAFGRVRKNLKMGCVGLPNVGKSSLFNLLTEQSAAAENYPFCTIEPNEARCAVPDARYDFLCDLWKPPSMYPAYLQVTDIAGLIKGASQGAGLGNAFLSHIQAVDGMFHIVRAFDNDEVLHVDDSVDPVRDLDTIQSELCKKDLDILQKTIVAEEAIVRKAGGKFKMLPLFTETTTKIQAMLEKDQPVRDGSWTPAEIALINEKIQLITTKPTIYLVNLTMKDYLRQKSKYLPAIAKWVTEHGGVPRDIIPFSIEFEEKLHSMKDDLAAQAEFLKEIKVKSKLDKIVTEGFTKLGLQYYFTAGEKEIRCWTIPRGCLAPQAAGAIHSDFERGFIKAEVVAYQDFHDLCDGGKSMGPIKAAGKYRQEGKSYVVQDGDIIHFQFNVSNKK, encoded by the exons ATGCCGCCCAAAAAGGTCGAAGTTGTCGAGGACAATGTCGTTGCTTTCGGAAGGGTTCGCAAGAACCTGAAGATGGGATGCGTTGGTCTGCCCAACGTGGGAAAGTCGAGTCTGTTCAATCTCTTGACCGAACAGAGCGCCGCTGCAGAGAACTACCCCTTTTGTACGATTGAGCCCAACGAGGCGAGATGTGCTGTTCCCGACGCTCGATAT GACTTTCTCTGCGACCTTTGGAAGCCGCCGTCCATGTACCCGGCGTATCTGCAGGTCACCGACATTGCCGGCCTGATCAAAGGTGCTTCCCAAGGAGCGGGACTTGGAAATGCCTTCCTGTCTCATATCCAGGCCGTTGACGGCATGTTCCACATTGTCAG AGCGTTCGATAACGACGAAGTTTTGCACGTCGATGACTCGGTTGATCCCGTCCGGGACCTGG ATACTATCCAAAGCGAGCTTTGCAAGAAAGATCTCG ATATTCTGCAGAAGACGatcgtcgccgaggaagcgATTGTCAGAAAGGCAGGCGGCAAATTCAAGATGCTGCCCCTCTTCACAGAGACAACGACAAAGATCCAAGCG ATGCTGGAGAAGGATCAGCCAGTCAGAGACGGAAGCTGGACGCCGGCCGAGATTGCGCTCATCAACGAGAAGATACAGCTGATCACCACCAAGCCGACCATCTACCTCGTCAACTTGACGATGAAGGACTACCTCAGACAGAAGAGCAAGTATCTGCCGGCCATAGCCAAGTGGGTCACCGAGCACGGAGGCGTTCCCCGAGACATTATCCCCTTCTCGATCGAGTTTGAAGAGAAGCTTCACAGCATGAAGGACGATCTAGCCGCACAGGCCGAGTTTctcaaggagatcaaggtCAAGTCCAAACTGGATAAGATCGTTACCGAAGGATTTACAAAGCTTGGCCTTCAATACTACTTCACCG CtggcgagaaggagatcaGATGCTGGACGATCCCAAGGGGTTGCCTTGCACCGCAAGCCGCTGGCGCTATCCACAGCGATTTCGAGAGGGGATTCATCAAAGCCGAAGTGGTCGCCTACCAAGACTTCCACGACCTCTGTGATGGCGGCAAGTCCATGGGCCCAATCAAGGCTGCTGGGAAGTATCGACAGGAAGGAAAGTCTTAT GTTGTCCAAGACGGAGATATCATCCACTTCCAATTCA ACGTTTCAAACAAGAAGTAA
- a CDS encoding Putative cytochrome P450, protein MFHSVVYAAAGLVFLAYAAEYVLTLRDHRDEPLRLRSKVPLIGHILGLIRSGPSYHSKLRDATEGEIYTLGIFHFKLYTSVSVRLLPAIQRQSRTLSFLPMLQHVARRWGDASDETNDIFGGPHCAADFSRAMRLSLAPGPHLDEQNERMGNRALFDVDTLVDQAVQQQQNQQKQQQQPGGFRIRFLQWARHVVTQASSCGVYGTRHPFLDAEVEKAFWQWHAHLSAHISGLNFDVLGKGYAARHKVFDAHIKYCHDMPPDASMLFRERWRVLREAGISETDCIKQQATLPIGMLSNTVPTFYWTVWELFSREETLSQVRDELEQQAVVKLENGCFALDVAALKAQCPLLLSVFQETQRVRHIHAAIRKVMQDTLLDGKYLLKAGNYLQMPGNAIHSHEKIWGPTASQFDPRRFVDVDKRRGGSDFLAWGAPPHLCPARQFAATEIVILVALLAMRVDLRPASGGTWERDPALDFNDPITVLNPRKDAELIVVPRPQWAGKWTLRMSQSTVRVPLASG, encoded by the exons ATGTTTCATTCAGTCGTTTACGCTGCGGCGGGCCTAGTCTTCCTCGCGTATGCTGCCGAATATGTGTTGACGCTGAGGGACCACCGGGACGAGCCGTTGCGTCTCCGGTCCAAGGTGCCGCTCATTGGCCACATCCTTGGTCTCATTCGGAGCGGCCCTTCGTATCACAGCAAGTTACG AGATGCCACCGAAGGCGAGATTTATACCCTAGGTATCTTCCACTTCAAGCTCTACACCAGTGTGTCGGTCCGGCTTCTCCCTGCCATCCAAAGACAGTCGAGGACGTTGTCGTTCCTGCCCATGCTCCAGCATGTTGCACGACGATGGGGCGACGCAAGTGACGAGACAAACGACATCTTCGGCGGTCCGCACTGCGCAGCCGACTTTAGCCGAGCCATGCGACTTAGCCTGGCGCCGGGGCCGCATCTTGACGAGCAGAATGAGCGCATGGGGAACCGGGCCTTGTTCGACGTCGATACTCTCGTGGACCAAGCTGttcaacagcagcagaaccagcagaagcagcagcagcagccaggagGGTTTCGAATTCGATTTCTGCAATGGGCTCGACATGTCGTGACTCAAGCTTCCAGCTGCGGTGTATACGGCACACGGCACCCTtttctcgacgccgaggtcgaaaAAGCATTCTG GCAGTGGCATGCCCATCTGTCGGCGCATATTTCTGGACTGAACTTTGACGTGCTAGGCAAGGGCTACGCCGCCCGACACAAAGTATTCGACGCCCACATCAAGTACTGTCATGACATGCCTCCAGACGCATCGATGCTCTTCCGGGAGCGCTGGCGGGTTCTCCGTGAAGCTGGGATATCCGAAACAGACTGCATCAAGCAACAGGCGACACTGCCGATTGGTATGCTGAGCAATACGGTGCCGACCTTTTACTGGACCGTCTGGGAACTGTTTTCGCGGGAGGAGACTCTTTCGCAGGTCCGAGACGAactcgagcagcaggccgtcgtcaagTTGGAAAACGGTTGCTTCGCGCTCGACGTGGCGGCTCTCAAGGCACAGTGTCCGTTGCTGCTCTCGGTGTTCCAGGAAACGCAACGTGTGCGACACATCCACGCTGCTATCCGCAAGGTGATGCAGGACACGCTGTTGGATGGCAAGTATCTCCTCAAGGCGGGGAACTATCTCCAGATGCCAGGCAACGCGATCCATTCGCATGAGAAGATATGGGGTCCGACTGCATCCCAGTTCGATCCCAGGCGGTTCGTCGACGTAGACAAGAggcgcggcggcagcgacttcTTGGCGTGGGGTGCACCGCCGCACTTGTGTCCCGCGCGGCAGTTTGCGGCTACCGAGATTGTCATTTTGGTCGCGCTTCTAGCGATGCGAGTCGATCTACGGCCTGCCAGTGGTGGCACGTGGGAACGAGATCCAGCCTTGGACTTCAACGATCCCATTACAGTGCTGAATCCTAGGAAGGATGCTGAACTTATCGTCGTTCCTAGGCCGCAATGGGCCGGTAAATGGACGCTCCGCATGTCACAGAGTACGGTCCGGGTCCCTCTGGCCTCGGGATGA